GCCCTGCGTATGCTGCCATGCGCCGGCTGCGTTCGAGCGAGGCGGCGATGCCCATGGCGTGTGAGGCGGTGCCGAGCGACATGCCGACCGATGAGGGCATGCCGACGGTGTTTTTAAGCACGGTATAACCGGCGATCTGCCCGACCAGTCCGGCGACGATGACAGTGGCGGCGGTAATGGCGGGGATGCCGCCTATGGTGCGGGTGATTTCGATGGCGATGGGATTGGTCACGGATTTGGCGGCGAGCGAGAGGACGACTTCGCGTTCCGCGCCCAGCCATTTGGCGAAATACATGCCTGTGATGATGCCGGTAACGCTGCCGGCAAGCTGCGAGACGATGACGGGCAGCCACTGGCTGAAGATTTTTTGACGGTTTTGATAAAGCGGGACGGCAAGTGCGACGACGGCGGGCTTGAGCCAGAAGTCGATAAACTGCGCGGCATCGTGGTACGCGGCGTAATCGATGTCGAGGATTTTGAGATAGGCAATCAGGGTAACGGTGCTGATTAAGACGGGATTGAGCAGCAGATAGCCCGTCCGCGCGCGGAGGATGAGTGCCAGCGCGTAAACCGCCAGCGTCAGGAAAAGCAGGACGCTGGGCTGCTGCCACAGGGAAAGGATGCCGTCCATCAGATTTTCTCCCGTATCCATTGATGCACCTTGCCCGTTACCAACAGGACGCACACGGTACTGGCGGCGGCGGAAACGAGTATCGACAGCCAACTGTCGGCAATCAAATCCAAATAACTGATGACGGCGACGCAAGGCGGCACAAGGAAAAGCGTCAGGTTTGCCATCAGCGCGTCGGTAAGCTGCTGCAACCACTCGGCTTTCAACCACCCCGCCTGAAGCATGGCAAACAGAATGCCCATGCCGATGATGCTTCCGGGCAATTTGATGCCCGTAAGGTAGGCGGCGGTTTCGCCGAGCGCGAGGCAGCCGAGCAGGACGAGCAAGGCGCGGATGGTTTGCATGGGTCGGGTTTCCTCTATGGTTTGCCACTTTGCAGACGGGCGGTTTATGAATCTTTGTTAATAATTGAATCATAACGCCCTTGGGGTCGTCTGAAAAGTGTGGCTCAGCCCGAATGCAACATCGATTTGCCGTTTTCGCGCTTATCTGAATCAATCAGTACTGAAACCCAACAAGGTCGTCTGAAAGCATCTTGCCGGCTTTCAGACGACCTTGTTGGGTTACCACCCATAAAAAACGGCATGGTCAAAAGCCACGCCGTCGGATAGGGATTTTCCGCCTAGGATTTCCGGTAAGGATTTTCCACACCTTCAATCAAGGCTCGCAGATATTCGCGCAACTGCTTCTCGCTGCATCCCATCAGGAGCGCGTCTTCGAATGCGTCTTGCGCCGCCTGATAAAGCTCGGTCATGTTTTCGGTCATGACTTTCACTTTTTCAGTGCAGGATACGATTTGCCCGTCGTCGTCATACCATTTGGGCATTTCAGGCATACTCACGTTGGTACTTTCCTAGACTTAATTGAGGAAACGGGACGGATCGTTTTTCTTCACGCGGCGGGCGAAGGCGTATTTGGCATTCCAGTATTTGTTGCTGAGGCTGGTAACTTCGATACGTTTGCCGGTACGCGGCGCGTGGATGAAACGGTTGTTGCCGATGTAGAGGCCGACGTGGGAGATTCTGCCGCGACCCATCGTGCGGAAGAACACCATGTCGCCCGGCTGCAATTCGCTACGCGATACGCCGACACCCATTTTTGCCTGTGCGGCGGAGGTGCGCGGGAGGTTTACGCCCATCGAGCGTTTGAAGATGTGCTGCATAAAGCCGCTGCAGTCGAAACCTGTGGACGCGGATGTACCGCCGTAGCGGTAGGCTACGCCCAAAAGCCCCATCGCGCTGCTGATGAGTTCGTCTGCATTGTCTGATGACTGTACAGAGCTTACGGGTTGACGGGGAGCGATCGCGGCAGTGATTGCGCGTCCGGGTTGGAGGAGTGCCGGGGAAGCAGGTTGTCTTGCATCTTCAAATTGGTTTAAAACCTGCTGTCTGCTTCTGACGAACGAATCGAGATCGTCGGCGTTTGCAAAATGAATGCCGGACAGCACATAGACCGAAGCCAATAGTGCCGCCAGCCTGGATAAGGCTTTCATGTTTGACTGATTCCATTTTCAGACGACCTGTCTGCCGCCTGCTATTATGTTATTCTGTATCTGGGATATTCAGGCGATTGTATATAAAAAACAGGATGTTTGGCAAAAAAGCGTCTGTTATATTGCGTTAAAGCGTTGTTTATAAAAAATTTTGCAAAGATACCCGACCCATGATGATACCTACTCTGCTCGCTATGCGCGACTTTTCCAGAATGCGCGAAATTATTACCGTGCTGACGAAATACGGCTTGGGCGGCTTTGTGCAGCGCATCCGTTTGGGCGCGGCGGGCGGGGACGAAGTGCATCCCGACAGCCGTTATATGAGTACGCCGCGACGCTTCCGCAAAGCGTTTGAGGAGCTGGGTCCGACCTTCGTCAAACTCGGTCAGGTATTGTCCACGCGGGTCGATATTTTCGGGGCGGAGTGGATTGAAGAGTTCGAACAACTGCAAAGCAACGTCGCGCCGATACCGTCGTCTGAAATCTATACTTTGGTCGAAGCCTATCTGGGCAAGCCCGTTTCCGAAGTGTTCCGCAGCATAGACCCGAAACCCGCGGGCAGCGCGTCGGTGGCTCAGGTACACCGCGCCGAACTTTTAGACGGAACCGCCGTCGCCGTCAAAGTCAAACGCCCCGACATCGAGCCGGTCATTCAGGCGGATCTGCGGATTTTGAACCACCTCGCCAGACTGATGGAATCCGAAATCCCCGAAGTGCGCCGTTACCAGCCCGTATTGATGGTCGCCTATTTTGCCAAGAGTCTGGCGAAAGAAACCGATTTATCGGTGGAGCTGCGTTATATGCAGCGCTTCGGTCAGACCTTTTCAGACGACCCCTTGGTCCGCATCCCCGCCGTCTATCCCAACATTTCCAACCGGCACATCCTCGTACAAGACTACATCGGCGGCACGCTCCTGAAAGACGCCGACCTCGACACCATGCCCCACACCTTGCGCAACGGGCTTGCCGGACGGATTACCGACACGCTCTTCACCATGATGCTGCGGCAAGGCTTTTTCCATGCCGACCCCCATCCGGGCAACATCTTCATCAACGACAACGGCGGCATCACCTTCATCGACTTCGGGCTGGTCGGACACCTCGGCAACACCCGCCGCCGCGAAATCCTCAACCTCATCAACGCCCTGACCAACAACGACGCGCTGCTCATCCAATACGTCCTCAGCGACTGGGCGCAGGGCGATTTGCCCGACGAAAACCTGCTCGGCGCCGATGTTTTGGAAATGCTGCTCAACTACGAACACACGCCTATCCGCGACCTGCGCGTCAGTCAAGTCATCAACGACATCACCTCCATCATGCGCCGCCACGGGCTGACCCTGCCCGGCGACCTCGTGATGCTCTTCAAAACCCTCATCACCCTCGAAGGCGTCGTCAAACGGCTCGACGGCAGTATCGAACTGCTCGAACGCGCCAAACCCATCACCGAAGCCGCCGTCAAAGAACAAGCCTCCGCCGCCCACATCGCCCGCAACGCCAAAACGCAACTGCGCACCCTGTTGCAAATGGCGGAGTCGCTGCCGCAAGACTTCTTCAGGCTGACCAGAATGCTGCAAAAAGGCAAATTCGGCATCACCCTAGACCTCAAGCAGTCAGACCGCATCAGCCATCAAATCGACAGCGCCGCCAACCGCCTGACCATGGGCATCGTCACCGCCGCCCTGATTATCGGTTCGTCCATCGTCATGAGTATAGACACCGGCCCCAAGTTTATCGGCTTCGTCGGCTACCTTATCGCCTTCGCCAACAGCCTGTGGATTATCTGGTCGGTGTGGCGGTCGGGGAAACACTAAATTGCCTGCTTCCGAAGCAGACCGCCTCAAAAGCAGGCAAAAAATTTTGTGCTTTGCACACCTTACGGCACGGTATTAAAACAACTTACGCACTTCGGCTTCGATATCCGCCGCCCGCATAAAGGTTTCGCCGATTAAGAACGTATGC
The DNA window shown above is from Neisseria sicca and carries:
- a CDS encoding LrgB family protein — translated: MDGILSLWQQPSVLLFLTLAVYALALILRARTGYLLLNPVLISTVTLIAYLKILDIDYAAYHDAAQFIDFWLKPAVVALAVPLYQNRQKIFSQWLPVIVSQLAGSVTGIITGMYFAKWLGAEREVVLSLAAKSVTNPIAIEITRTIGGIPAITAATVIVAGLVGQIAGYTVLKNTVGMPSSVGMSLGTASHAMGIAASLERSRRMAAYAGLGLTLNGVLTAAIAPIIIPVLGF
- a CDS encoding C40 family peptidase, producing the protein MKALSRLAALLASVYVLSGIHFANADDLDSFVRSRQQVLNQFEDARQPASPALLQPGRAITAAIAPRQPVSSVQSSDNADELISSAMGLLGVAYRYGGTSASTGFDCSGFMQHIFKRSMGVNLPRTSAAQAKMGVGVSRSELQPGDMVFFRTMGRGRISHVGLYIGNNRFIHAPRTGKRIEVTSLSNKYWNAKYAFARRVKKNDPSRFLN
- a CDS encoding ABC1 kinase family protein, whose translation is MMIPTLLAMRDFSRMREIITVLTKYGLGGFVQRIRLGAAGGDEVHPDSRYMSTPRRFRKAFEELGPTFVKLGQVLSTRVDIFGAEWIEEFEQLQSNVAPIPSSEIYTLVEAYLGKPVSEVFRSIDPKPAGSASVAQVHRAELLDGTAVAVKVKRPDIEPVIQADLRILNHLARLMESEIPEVRRYQPVLMVAYFAKSLAKETDLSVELRYMQRFGQTFSDDPLVRIPAVYPNISNRHILVQDYIGGTLLKDADLDTMPHTLRNGLAGRITDTLFTMMLRQGFFHADPHPGNIFINDNGGITFIDFGLVGHLGNTRRREILNLINALTNNDALLIQYVLSDWAQGDLPDENLLGADVLEMLLNYEHTPIRDLRVSQVINDITSIMRRHGLTLPGDLVMLFKTLITLEGVVKRLDGSIELLERAKPITEAAVKEQASAAHIARNAKTQLRTLLQMAESLPQDFFRLTRMLQKGKFGITLDLKQSDRISHQIDSAANRLTMGIVTAALIIGSSIVMSIDTGPKFIGFVGYLIAFANSLWIIWSVWRSGKH
- a CDS encoding CidA/LrgA family protein yields the protein MQTIRALLVLLGCLALGETAAYLTGIKLPGSIIGMGILFAMLQAGWLKAEWLQQLTDALMANLTLFLVPPCVAVISYLDLIADSWLSILVSAAASTVCVLLVTGKVHQWIREKI